In one Gossypium hirsutum isolate 1008001.06 chromosome D09, Gossypium_hirsutum_v2.1, whole genome shotgun sequence genomic region, the following are encoded:
- the LOC121221197 gene encoding E3 ubiquitin-protein ligase MPSR1 — MAEAPTQTQQPRPVVYVVFQIGGVGAVSDNKPGPAPASKASIEAMQRIKVEESGKDCCICLEEFEVEEEAREMPCKHVFHSGCIEKWLLIHGLCPVCRFMMPPETAEIEGGEGDGGRRRMEGGEINGLEFLQSVLAFASLASMMGMMGSGRASRQPDSDRVDDDRSSNQSTDCN, encoded by the coding sequence ATGGCGGAAGCTCCTACCCAGACCCAACAACCTCGTCCTGTAGTTTACGTTGTTTTCCAGATCGGTGGCGTTGGAGCCGTCAGCGATAATAAACCTGGGCCGGCGCCGGCTTCTAAAGCTTCCATAGAAGCAATGCAAAGGATAAAAGTGGAAGAGAGTGGCAAAGATTGTTGTATTTGTTTGGAAGAGTTTGAAGTTGAAGAAGAAGCAAGGGAGATGCCATGTAAGCATGTGTTTCATTCGGGCTGTATTGAGAAGTGGTTGTTGATCCATGGGTTATGCCCGGTTTGTCGCTTCATGATGCCGCCTGAGACGGCTGAAATAGAAGGTGGTGAGGGTGATGGTGGCCGGCGAAGAATGGAGGGTGGAGAGATCAATGGTTTGGAATTTTTACAATCGGTTCTTGCATTTGCTAGCTTGGCTAGCATGATGGGTATGATGGGTTCGGGTCGGGCTTCCCGTCAACCTGATTCGGATCGAGTTGATGATGATAGGTCTTCCAATCAAAGCACGGATTGCAATTGA
- the LOC107890448 gene encoding E3 ubiquitin-protein ligase MPSR1: MAEAPTQTQQPRPVVYVVFQIGGVGAVSDNKPGPAPASKASIEAMQRIEVEESGKDCCICLEEFEVEEEAREMPCKHVFHSGCIEKWLLIHGLCPVCRFMMPPETAEIEGGEGDGGRRRMEGGEINGLEFSQSVFAFASLASMMGMMGSGRASRQPNSGRVDDDTPSHQNTDCN, translated from the coding sequence ATGGCGGAAGCTCCTACCCAGACCCAACAACCTCGTCCTGTAGTTTACGTTGTTTTCCAGATCGGTGGCGTTGGAGCCGTCAGCGATAATAAACCTGGGCCGGCGCCGGCTTCTAAAGCTTCCATAGAAGCAATGCAAAGGATAGAAGTGGAAGAGAGTGGCAAAGATTGTTGTATTTGTTTGGAAGAGTTTGAAGTTGAAGAAGAAGCAAGGGAGATGCCATGTAAGCATGTGTTTCATTCGGGTTGTATTGAGAAGTGGTTGTTGATCCATGGGTTATGCCCGGTTTGTCGCTTCATGATGCCGCCTGAGACGGCTGAAATAGAAGGTGGTGAGGGTGATGGTGGCCGGCGAAGAATGGAGGGTGGAGAGATCAATGGTTTGGAATTTTCACAATCGGTTTTTGCATTTGCTAGCTTGGCTAGCATGATGGGTATGATGGGTTCGGGTCGGGCTTCCCGTCAACCTAATTCGGGTCGAGTTGATGATGATACGCCTTCCCATCAAAACACAGATTGCAATTGA